The following proteins are encoded in a genomic region of Variovorax paradoxus:
- the fusA gene encoding elongation factor G: MPSRSSGPTAEVEAVRTLALVGAAAAGKSSLAEALLYKAGAIAACGSIERGSTVSDHDPLERRMLHSLNASVMHLTHAGTRIHFIDTPGGPDFLGQSLPALEAVETAAVVINAATGIEPMTVRMMEYAASRRLARMIIVNKIDSQGVSLAGLLADIQATFGRECLPLNLPDGVGRQVVDCFFNRFGRSDFGPVEAAHRALVEQVVEVDAAFVERYLEEGDVDPAELHAPLEQALREGHLIPVCFVSSRSGAGVAELLDVIVKLLPDPTEANPPDFIVGEGAEAKPMQARPDPSLHVLGHVFKVTVDPYVGKMGIFRVHQGTITRDSQLYIGDGRKPFKVGHLFMLQGKDHVEVSHAVPGDIVAVAKVEEIHFDAVLHDAAEDSHVHLAPLAFPVPVHGLAVEPKRHGDEQRAWEILGKLVAEDPCLRIEHVAATNETVLYGLGELHLRIVLERLREVYRFEVLTRPPRIAYRETVTATAEGHHRHKKQTGGAGQFGEVFLRIEPLARGAGFQFADEVRGGAIPGQFIPAVEKGVREVLASGAIAGYPVVDVRVVVHDGKHHSVDSKDVAFATAGRKAFMAAVREARPVVLEPIVRIEIAVPEHSVGDVTSDLSARRGLVTGTSALGGGTVAVGGQVPMAELANYQSRLNAMTSGQGRYTTALSHYEAVPPGVQQTLTGQYRVREEE; the protein is encoded by the coding sequence ATGCCAAGCCGATCGAGCGGCCCTACGGCCGAAGTGGAAGCAGTGCGAACGCTGGCGCTCGTCGGCGCCGCGGCCGCCGGCAAGAGTTCCCTCGCCGAGGCCTTGCTGTACAAGGCGGGCGCCATCGCCGCGTGCGGCAGCATCGAGCGAGGCAGCACCGTCAGCGACCACGACCCGCTGGAGCGCCGCATGCTGCACTCGCTCAACGCATCGGTGATGCACCTCACGCATGCCGGCACGCGCATCCACTTCATCGACACGCCCGGCGGCCCCGACTTCCTGGGCCAGAGCCTGCCGGCGCTGGAGGCGGTCGAGACGGCGGCGGTGGTCATCAATGCCGCCACCGGCATCGAGCCGATGACGGTGCGCATGATGGAGTACGCGGCCTCGCGCCGCCTCGCCCGCATGATCATCGTCAACAAGATCGACTCGCAGGGCGTCTCGCTGGCGGGCCTGCTGGCCGACATCCAGGCGACCTTCGGCCGCGAATGCCTGCCGCTGAACCTGCCCGACGGCGTCGGCAGACAGGTGGTGGACTGCTTCTTCAACCGCTTCGGACGGTCCGACTTCGGCCCCGTCGAAGCGGCGCATCGCGCGCTGGTGGAGCAGGTGGTCGAAGTCGATGCGGCCTTCGTCGAGCGCTACCTCGAGGAGGGCGACGTGGACCCGGCCGAGCTGCACGCGCCGCTCGAGCAGGCGCTGCGCGAAGGCCACCTGATCCCGGTGTGCTTCGTCTCTTCGCGCAGCGGCGCCGGCGTGGCCGAGCTGCTGGACGTGATCGTCAAGCTGCTGCCCGACCCGACCGAGGCCAACCCGCCGGACTTCATCGTCGGCGAGGGCGCCGAGGCCAAGCCCATGCAAGCCAGGCCCGACCCGTCGCTGCACGTGCTGGGGCACGTGTTCAAGGTCACGGTCGATCCGTATGTCGGCAAGATGGGCATCTTCCGCGTGCACCAGGGCACGATCACGCGCGACAGCCAGCTCTACATCGGCGACGGGCGCAAGCCGTTCAAGGTGGGGCACCTGTTCATGCTCCAGGGCAAGGACCATGTGGAGGTGTCGCATGCGGTGCCGGGAGACATCGTGGCGGTGGCCAAGGTCGAGGAGATCCATTTCGATGCCGTGCTGCACGACGCGGCCGAAGACAGCCACGTGCATCTCGCACCGCTCGCGTTTCCCGTGCCGGTGCACGGCCTGGCCGTGGAGCCCAAGCGCCATGGCGACGAGCAACGCGCCTGGGAAATCCTCGGCAAGCTCGTGGCCGAGGATCCGTGCCTGCGCATAGAGCATGTGGCCGCAACCAACGAGACGGTCCTCTACGGGCTCGGCGAGCTACACCTGCGCATCGTGCTCGAACGCTTGCGCGAGGTGTACCGCTTCGAGGTCCTGACGCGGCCGCCGCGCATTGCGTACCGAGAGACCGTGACCGCAACGGCCGAGGGCCACCACCGCCACAAGAAGCAGACCGGCGGCGCCGGCCAGTTCGGCGAGGTCTTCCTGCGCATCGAGCCGCTGGCGCGCGGTGCCGGCTTTCAATTCGCCGACGAGGTCAGGGGCGGCGCGATTCCGGGCCAGTTCATCCCCGCGGTGGAGAAGGGCGTGCGCGAGGTGCTGGCGAGCGGGGCGATCGCCGGCTACCCCGTGGTCGATGTGCGCGTCGTGGTGCACGACGGCAAGCACCACAGCGTCGACAGCAAGGACGTCGCCTTCGCGACGGCCGGCCGCAAGGCCTTCATGGCCGCGGTGCGCGAAGCCCGGCCGGTCGTGCTCGAGCCGATTGTCCGGATCGAGATCGCCGTGCCCGAGCATTCGGTCGGCGATGTCACGAGCGACCTGTCGGCGCGGCGCGGCCTGGTCACCGGTACCTCGGCCCTGGGCGGTGGCACCGTGGCCGTCGGCGGGCAGGTGCCCATGGCCGAACTGGCCAACTACCAGTCGCGGCTCAATGCAATGACCAGCGGCCAGGGCCGCTACACCACCGCGCTGTCGCACTACGAAGCCGTGCCGCCGGGGGTTCAGCAGACGCTGACGGGGCAGTACCGGGTGCGCGAAGAGGAGTAA
- a CDS encoding LysR family transcriptional regulator, with protein sequence MGPGNRPLDLEWLEDFIALAETGNFSRAAQVRSIAQPAFSRHIRALEEWVGVDLFDRSAHPAALTAAGKRFEPLLKELLAGLEAARIKARAAHDVAAASLRFAATHVLSLTFFPRWLGSVESRLSLGPIQTISDSSQACEDLMLQRRVQFVLCHGHAGAPGRLDEGQYPVLRLSEDVLVPVSAPDAQGVPLHALGTAQAPSVLAYSDASGLGRIMRAIQDSEFGKDFTSSLSVVFTAHHAALLRTMALEGRGLAWLPMSLVADDLRSGALTDAGKGAWRVPVDIRLYRQAASMAPVAEALWQLVSGGALAST encoded by the coding sequence ATGGGCCCCGGCAACCGCCCCCTCGACCTCGAATGGCTGGAAGACTTCATTGCCCTGGCCGAGACCGGCAATTTCTCGCGCGCGGCGCAGGTGCGCTCCATCGCCCAGCCGGCGTTCAGCCGGCACATTCGCGCGCTGGAAGAGTGGGTGGGTGTGGACCTGTTCGACCGCAGTGCGCATCCCGCGGCACTGACCGCGGCGGGCAAGCGCTTTGAGCCGCTGCTGAAGGAGCTGCTGGCCGGCCTGGAAGCCGCCCGCATCAAGGCGCGCGCGGCACACGACGTGGCCGCGGCAAGCCTGAGATTTGCCGCCACGCATGTGCTGTCGCTGACCTTCTTTCCGCGCTGGCTGGGCAGCGTGGAAAGCCGGCTGAGCCTCGGGCCGATCCAGACGATTTCAGACAGTTCGCAAGCCTGCGAAGACCTGATGCTGCAGCGCCGCGTGCAGTTCGTGCTGTGCCACGGCCATGCCGGCGCACCAGGGCGGCTCGACGAAGGGCAGTACCCGGTTCTGCGGCTGAGCGAAGACGTGCTGGTTCCGGTGTCGGCACCCGATGCCCAGGGCGTGCCGCTGCATGCGCTTGGCACCGCGCAAGCGCCTTCGGTGCTGGCGTACAGCGACGCCTCGGGCCTGGGGCGGATCATGCGGGCGATCCAGGACAGCGAGTTCGGCAAGGACTTCACGTCGTCGCTGTCGGTGGTTTTCACGGCCCACCACGCCGCGCTGCTCAGAACCATGGCGCTCGAAGGACGCGGGCTCGCGTGGCTGCCCATGAGCCTGGTCGCCGACGACCTGCGCAGCGGCGCGCTGACGGATGCGGGCAAAGGCGCCTGGCGGGTACCGGTGGACATCCGGTTGTACCGCCAGGCTGCAAGCATGGCCCCCGTGGCCGAGGCGCTGTGGCAGCTCGTGAGCGGCGGGGCACTCGCCAGCACGTGA
- a CDS encoding pectate lyase, translating to MKRRQFAISVLSPVALAACGGGGNDGPNFPPIPAPPPPPPAPPPAPTPQATASAALKRAASYMDEVVSYKGGYVWSYSPDLMQTFGEMEAKRTMLWLQPPGTSSIGHIYLDAYHATGDERFYQAADRTAKAVAAAQHSSGGWNYIYDFAGEASLQHWYETVGMNGWRLEEFQHYYGNATFDDATTAVASQLMLRMYLEKKDPVYQAATDKAIQFITDAQFGAQFGIADGGWPQRFPHNPNAITSMPLPNPQQLPAGARAGMEDSDYTLHVTFNDDVMGENIKFLTMCVMALGRTDLVANITRAMDCMQRMQWTSGALPLQSGWSLQHLSRETNGRPAGAPAGARSYEPRSLATHTTQTNIQQLFGYFTLTGDKKYLSQLQKAIDWLKSPSIQLPADVATLNPLLAGRNVATFIELDTNEPLYIHRYGSNIHNGAYFFDKDITNTISHYSSGRSVNAAALQKRLDELNAMTQPQIDAMVAKSPLRATTARALPKYFAAVREVDFPDLFEGAVLKTPVVPESEVQTIVAALVDGNYWTAPVPEIVNPYRGNGPTTPYTGTAYRSRHVGDIYDTSPYPADAPPEIEPYVKREKPQFIITSNFIARMGRLISFISPVA from the coding sequence ATGAAACGCAGACAGTTTGCAATTTCGGTCCTGTCTCCCGTCGCGCTGGCCGCCTGTGGCGGCGGCGGAAACGACGGGCCGAACTTTCCTCCGATCCCCGCGCCGCCGCCGCCCCCTCCCGCTCCCCCTCCCGCCCCGACTCCGCAGGCCACCGCTTCCGCAGCGCTCAAGCGCGCGGCAAGCTACATGGACGAAGTGGTCTCCTACAAGGGCGGCTATGTGTGGTCGTACTCGCCCGACCTCATGCAGACATTCGGAGAAATGGAGGCCAAGCGCACCATGCTGTGGCTGCAGCCGCCGGGCACCTCGTCCATCGGCCATATCTACCTGGACGCCTATCACGCAACCGGTGACGAACGCTTCTACCAGGCGGCCGACCGCACCGCCAAGGCCGTCGCGGCGGCCCAGCACAGCTCCGGTGGATGGAACTACATCTACGACTTCGCCGGCGAAGCGTCGCTGCAGCACTGGTACGAGACGGTGGGCATGAACGGCTGGCGCCTCGAGGAGTTCCAGCACTACTACGGCAACGCGACCTTCGACGACGCCACCACCGCCGTGGCCTCGCAGCTGATGCTGCGCATGTACCTCGAAAAGAAGGACCCGGTCTACCAGGCCGCGACCGACAAGGCCATCCAGTTCATCACCGATGCGCAGTTCGGCGCTCAGTTCGGCATCGCCGACGGAGGTTGGCCGCAGCGCTTTCCGCACAACCCGAACGCCATCACTTCGATGCCTCTGCCCAATCCGCAGCAGTTGCCGGCAGGCGCGCGCGCGGGCATGGAAGACAGCGACTACACGCTGCACGTGACCTTCAACGACGACGTCATGGGCGAGAACATCAAGTTCCTGACCATGTGCGTGATGGCGCTGGGCCGCACCGACCTGGTGGCCAACATCACGCGGGCGATGGATTGCATGCAGCGCATGCAGTGGACCTCTGGGGCGCTGCCGCTGCAGTCGGGCTGGAGCCTTCAGCACCTGTCGCGCGAAACGAACGGCCGCCCGGCGGGCGCTCCGGCCGGTGCGCGCTCTTACGAGCCGCGTTCGCTCGCCACGCACACCACGCAGACCAACATCCAGCAGCTGTTCGGCTACTTCACGCTGACCGGCGACAAGAAGTACCTGTCGCAGCTGCAAAAGGCGATCGACTGGCTGAAGTCGCCCTCGATCCAGTTGCCCGCCGATGTCGCGACCCTCAATCCGCTGCTCGCCGGCCGCAACGTGGCCACGTTCATCGAGCTCGATACGAACGAGCCGCTCTACATCCACCGCTACGGCTCCAACATCCACAACGGCGCGTACTTCTTCGACAAGGACATCACCAACACGATCAGCCACTATTCGTCGGGCCGCTCGGTGAATGCCGCCGCGCTGCAAAAGCGCCTGGACGAACTCAATGCGATGACGCAGCCGCAGATCGATGCCATGGTCGCCAAGTCGCCGCTGCGGGCCACCACCGCGCGGGCTTTGCCGAAGTACTTTGCCGCCGTGCGCGAGGTGGATTTCCCGGACCTGTTCGAAGGCGCGGTGCTGAAGACGCCGGTGGTGCCCGAATCGGAAGTGCAGACGATCGTGGCCGCGCTGGTGGACGGCAACTACTGGACCGCGCCCGTGCCCGAGATCGTGAACCCGTACCGCGGCAACGGGCCGACGACGCCGTACACCGGCACGGCCTACCGCAGCCGCCACGTGGGCGACATCTACGACACCTCGCCCTATCCGGCCGATGCGCCGCCGGAGATCGAGCCGTATGTGAAGCGCGAAAAACCGCAGTTCATCATCACGTCGAACTTCATCGCCCGCATGGGACGGTTGATCTCGTTCATTTCGCCGGTGGCCTGA
- a CDS encoding dihydrodipicolinate synthase family protein, which yields MPSIANYRGIIPAISCPFTADHRIDEPALRKLASWLAGHEGVVAIMTNGHTGEVFSLTPAERAEVTRIVADELRGRTPVISSIVCEGLAEAAEHARAAQAAGAVALDVMPPHHWLRFGFTPGHALQYFEAIHRAAPELDLVCHVYPAWTRASYSSQLLAELARLPYLQAFKVGQRDMNKYARDIQAIREADASKAILTCHDEYLLASMVQGVDGALVGFATFIPQLIIDLWNAVKAGDLKKAMAVQALITPLKDAVYGGGEPTGEAHARMKGGMYLAGVLGNATVRPPTEAPNAREMDALRAAVEQAGLSKR from the coding sequence ATGCCTTCCATCGCGAATTATCGCGGGATCATTCCCGCCATTTCCTGTCCTTTCACGGCCGACCACCGCATCGACGAGCCGGCGCTGCGCAAGCTGGCCTCGTGGCTTGCGGGGCATGAGGGCGTCGTCGCGATCATGACCAACGGCCACACCGGCGAGGTGTTCTCGCTCACCCCCGCCGAACGCGCCGAGGTGACCCGCATCGTCGCCGACGAGCTGCGCGGCCGCACGCCGGTGATTTCGTCCATCGTGTGCGAAGGCCTGGCCGAAGCCGCCGAGCATGCACGCGCAGCGCAGGCCGCCGGCGCCGTGGCGCTCGACGTGATGCCGCCCCACCACTGGCTGCGCTTCGGCTTCACGCCGGGCCATGCGCTGCAGTACTTCGAGGCCATTCACCGCGCCGCCCCGGAACTGGACCTGGTCTGCCACGTGTATCCGGCCTGGACACGCGCCTCCTACTCGTCGCAACTGCTGGCCGAGTTGGCCCGCCTGCCCTACCTGCAGGCCTTCAAGGTCGGCCAGCGCGACATGAACAAGTACGCCCGCGACATCCAGGCGATTCGCGAGGCCGATGCCTCCAAGGCCATCCTCACCTGCCATGACGAGTACCTGCTGGCCTCGATGGTGCAAGGCGTGGACGGCGCGCTGGTCGGCTTCGCCACCTTCATTCCGCAACTGATCATCGACCTGTGGAACGCGGTGAAGGCCGGCGACCTGAAGAAGGCCATGGCGGTGCAGGCGCTCATCACGCCGCTGAAAGACGCCGTGTACGGCGGCGGCGAGCCGACCGGCGAAGCGCATGCGCGCATGAAGGGCGGCATGTACCTGGCCGGCGTGCTCGGCAACGCCACCGTGCGCCCGCCGACCGAGGCGCCCAATGCGCGCGAAATGGATGCGCTGCGCGCCGCCGTCGAGCAGGCCGGCTTGTCCAAGCGCTGA
- a CDS encoding allene oxide cyclase barrel-like domain-containing protein, with protein sequence MKKQAITGIGALLAIGALQGCGGGGGEGGGSFFSAAAASSMPAAPPHRQELQMTTMADGTRGNKGGVDLGASGPSQGDMFVFDQPLMDKDRKDIGTNSGYCIATRAGAYGQCQWTLTMDDGAVVVAGQEAEKGPSVLAVIGATGRYGGFTGEMTSVPNGDGTFTQELKLHRP encoded by the coding sequence ATGAAAAAACAAGCGATCACGGGAATCGGCGCACTGCTTGCCATAGGGGCATTGCAGGGATGCGGAGGAGGGGGAGGGGAAGGCGGGGGCAGCTTCTTCTCTGCGGCAGCGGCGTCGAGCATGCCGGCGGCGCCACCGCATCGGCAAGAACTGCAGATGACCACGATGGCCGATGGCACCCGGGGCAACAAGGGCGGCGTCGATCTGGGGGCCTCGGGGCCATCCCAGGGCGACATGTTCGTGTTCGATCAGCCCTTGATGGACAAGGACCGCAAGGACATCGGCACCAACAGCGGCTATTGCATCGCCACCCGCGCGGGAGCCTATGGCCAGTGCCAATGGACCCTGACGATGGACGACGGAGCTGTGGTCGTGGCCGGCCAGGAGGCCGAGAAGGGACCGTCTGTCCTGGCGGTGATCGGCGCTACCGGCAGATACGGCGGTTTCACGGGTGAAATGACATCCGTACCCAACGGAGATGGAACGTTCACGCAGGAACTCAAACTGCATCGGCCCTAG
- a CDS encoding Zn-ribbon domain-containing OB-fold protein, protein MTNSSTTSQATATGVLARHQAELDAGRFLIQRCGACQRAVYFPRALCPHCGAGEPAMVAPAGTGAVYAVTTVRRKPEAGGDYNVCIVELDEGVRLMSRVEGMPLADVRIGLRVRARVVVPPGGSGMVVFGAATGDAA, encoded by the coding sequence ATGACGAATTCATCGACGACATCACAAGCTACCGCCACCGGCGTGCTGGCGCGCCACCAGGCCGAGCTGGACGCGGGCCGCTTTCTCATCCAGCGCTGCGGCGCCTGCCAGCGCGCGGTGTACTTTCCGCGGGCGCTGTGCCCGCATTGCGGCGCGGGGGAACCCGCGATGGTGGCGCCCGCCGGCACCGGCGCCGTGTATGCCGTCACCACGGTGCGCCGCAAGCCCGAGGCCGGCGGCGACTACAACGTGTGCATCGTCGAGCTCGACGAAGGCGTGCGCCTGATGAGCCGGGTCGAAGGCATGCCGTTGGCCGACGTGCGCATCGGCCTGCGGGTGCGGGCGCGCGTGGTGGTGCCGCCGGGCGGCAGCGGCATGGTGGTTTTCGGCGCCGCCACGGGAGACGCCGCATGA
- a CDS encoding SDR family NAD(P)-dependent oxidoreductase — MSNKAAPHAVVTGSSSGIGRAIASHLLDQGWRVSGLDLAAPTLTHAAFAHATVDLSKAEDIARATTALQDVDALVHAAGVLRVGPLGQLDHAGGELMWRLHVDAATRLADALVPAMAARGSGRVVFVGSRVAQGMPGRGQYAATKAALIALARSWAAEVAAQGVTVNVVSPGATQTSMLQDPARAGSAPRLPPIGRLIQPEEIAALVAFLLSAPAAAITGQDIAICGGASLHR; from the coding sequence GTGTCGAATAAGGCTGCGCCGCATGCGGTGGTCACGGGCAGCAGCAGCGGCATCGGCCGCGCCATTGCGTCGCATCTGCTGGACCAGGGCTGGCGCGTGAGCGGACTTGACTTGGCAGCCCCCACACTGACACATGCCGCCTTCGCCCATGCGACGGTGGACCTGTCGAAAGCCGAAGACATCGCGCGCGCCACCACGGCCTTGCAGGATGTCGATGCGCTGGTGCATGCGGCCGGCGTGCTGCGCGTCGGCCCGCTGGGCCAGCTCGACCATGCCGGCGGCGAGCTGATGTGGCGCCTGCATGTCGACGCCGCCACGCGGCTGGCCGACGCTCTCGTGCCCGCGATGGCCGCTCGCGGAAGCGGCCGCGTGGTGTTCGTCGGCAGCCGTGTCGCGCAAGGCATGCCCGGCCGCGGCCAGTACGCCGCCACCAAGGCGGCGCTGATCGCGCTCGCGCGCAGCTGGGCGGCGGAGGTCGCGGCGCAGGGTGTGACCGTCAACGTGGTGTCACCCGGCGCAACGCAGACCTCGATGCTGCAAGACCCCGCACGCGCCGGCAGCGCGCCGCGCCTGCCGCCGATCGGCCGGCTGATCCAGCCCGAGGAAATCGCCGCGCTGGTCGCCTTTCTTCTCTCGGCTCCGGCCGCGGCCATCACCGGCCAGGACATCGCCATCTGCGGCGGTGCGTCGCTGCACCGCTGA
- a CDS encoding Bug family tripartite tricarboxylate transporter substrate binding protein codes for MQRNHFLRATFAALALAAASSGFAQTPAWPTRPVRMVIPFPPGGTLDTVGRLLAQKLGDQMGQPFIVENRPGGNGVIGADVVSKAPADGYTLLFNASTFTTAPMTMKSVPYEVVRDFTPVALVAKAPLSVAINKNLPITDVKSLISYAKAHPGKMTFAVGSIGSAGHLSTELLKRAGGLDYLIVPYKGTAPAFQDLIGGQIDGFIDPILGSLQYHKSGMLRVVAVTSAARATSLPNVPTVGESIPGYEFYSWYGLWGPAKLPPAITQRLNAEVNKALGTDMRETLNAQGLLLTPGSVDDFAKFQQADMERSKKIITEGNIRVE; via the coding sequence ATGCAACGCAACCATTTCCTGCGCGCGACCTTCGCGGCCCTCGCGCTTGCCGCGGCATCCTCCGGCTTCGCGCAGACCCCAGCATGGCCCACCCGCCCGGTGCGCATGGTGATTCCGTTTCCGCCCGGCGGCACGCTCGACACCGTCGGCCGCCTGCTCGCGCAGAAGCTCGGCGACCAGATGGGACAGCCCTTCATCGTCGAGAACCGCCCCGGCGGCAATGGCGTGATCGGCGCCGACGTGGTGTCGAAGGCGCCGGCCGACGGCTACACGCTGCTGTTCAATGCCTCGACCTTCACCACGGCGCCGATGACGATGAAATCCGTGCCCTACGAGGTCGTGCGCGACTTCACGCCGGTGGCGCTGGTCGCCAAGGCACCGCTGTCGGTGGCCATCAACAAGAACCTGCCGATCACCGACGTCAAGTCGCTCATCTCGTACGCCAAGGCCCATCCGGGCAAGATGACGTTTGCCGTCGGCTCGATCGGGTCGGCCGGCCACCTGTCGACCGAGCTGCTCAAGCGCGCGGGCGGGCTCGACTACCTCATCGTGCCGTACAAGGGCACGGCGCCGGCCTTCCAGGACCTGATCGGCGGCCAGATCGACGGCTTCATCGACCCGATCCTCGGTTCGCTGCAGTACCACAAGAGCGGCATGCTGCGCGTGGTGGCCGTCACTTCGGCGGCCCGCGCCACCAGCCTGCCGAACGTGCCCACGGTGGGCGAAAGTATTCCGGGCTACGAGTTCTACAGCTGGTACGGCCTGTGGGGTCCGGCCAAGCTGCCGCCGGCGATCACACAGCGGCTCAATGCCGAAGTGAACAAGGCGCTCGGCACCGACATGCGCGAGACGCTCAACGCGCAGGGGCTGCTGCTCACGCCGGGCAGTGTCGACGACTTCGCCAAGTTCCAGCAGGCCGACATGGAGCGCTCGAAGAAGATCATCACCGAGGGCAACATCCGTGTCGAATAA
- a CDS encoding thiolase, with protein sequence MTTLKQLRGSAAIAGVATYGCGEAPGHTDMELLAEAARRAVADAGLAMKDIDGLCTASASATMWAMPVIEYLGLRPSYIDSTMLGGSSFIAHLLPAMQALASGQCNAVLVCYGSAQRTATFGRKEVVASRRFLDPQPYETPYEPMQPLSAYALAASRHMHEFGTTRRDLAEVAVAARAWARLNPEAFMRGPLSIDDVLGARMVCDPLSVRDSCLVTDGAGAFVLVRADHARDLPREPVHVLGTGTAVWNRQISSMHDLTMTAARDSGRAAFGMAGLAPRDIDVVQLYDAFTINVLLFLEDLGFCAKGEGGAFVRDGAIAPGGRLPVNTNGGGLSCVHPGMYGIFALIEAVRQLRGEGGERQVAGAVTALAHGNGGTLSSQATAVLGLAQAL encoded by the coding sequence ATGACCACGCTGAAGCAACTGCGCGGCAGCGCCGCCATCGCGGGCGTGGCCACCTACGGCTGCGGCGAGGCCCCCGGCCACACCGACATGGAACTGCTGGCCGAAGCCGCGCGCCGCGCCGTCGCCGACGCCGGACTGGCCATGAAGGACATCGACGGACTCTGCACCGCCAGCGCAAGCGCAACGATGTGGGCCATGCCGGTCATCGAGTACCTCGGCCTCCGCCCGAGCTACATCGACAGCACGATGCTCGGCGGCTCCAGCTTCATCGCGCACCTGCTGCCGGCCATGCAGGCCCTGGCCAGCGGCCAGTGCAATGCGGTGCTCGTCTGCTACGGAAGCGCGCAGCGCACGGCCACCTTCGGGCGCAAGGAAGTGGTGGCCAGCCGGCGCTTCCTCGACCCGCAGCCCTACGAAACGCCGTATGAACCGATGCAGCCGCTCTCGGCCTACGCGCTGGCCGCATCGCGCCACATGCATGAGTTCGGCACCACGCGGCGCGACCTGGCCGAGGTGGCGGTGGCCGCGCGCGCCTGGGCGCGGCTCAACCCCGAGGCATTCATGCGCGGCCCGCTGTCGATCGACGACGTGCTTGGTGCGCGCATGGTCTGCGACCCGCTGAGCGTGCGCGACAGTTGCCTCGTGACCGACGGCGCGGGCGCCTTCGTGCTGGTGCGTGCCGACCACGCGCGGGACTTGCCGCGCGAACCGGTGCATGTGCTGGGCACCGGCACGGCCGTGTGGAACCGGCAGATTTCGTCGATGCATGACCTGACGATGACGGCAGCCCGCGACAGCGGCCGGGCGGCGTTCGGCATGGCGGGCCTCGCGCCGCGCGACATCGACGTGGTGCAGCTCTACGACGCGTTCACGATCAACGTGCTGCTGTTTCTTGAAGACCTGGGCTTCTGCGCCAAGGGCGAGGGGGGGGCCTTCGTGCGCGACGGCGCCATCGCGCCCGGTGGCCGGCTGCCGGTCAACACCAACGGCGGCGGGCTCTCTTGCGTTCATCCGGGCATGTATGGAATCTTCGCGTTGATCGAGGCGGTGCGGCAGCTTCGCGGAGAAGGCGGCGAGCGGCAGGTGGCCGGCGCTGTCACGGCGCTGGCGCACGGCAACGGCGGCACGCTGTCGAGCCAGGCCACGGCCGTGCTTGGACTGGCGCAGGCGCTGTGA